From one Dermacentor variabilis isolate Ectoservices chromosome 3, ASM5094787v1, whole genome shotgun sequence genomic stretch:
- the LOC142573963 gene encoding uncharacterized protein LOC142573963, which yields MRAKGLSWKHIEETEKAGERRRRAAAIILFLACGSLGCFLCVRVYTVGDTTTESDFFVWTDKPGVLNSTHEWPSALPAGQPTRQVSAGLGGGGGSRFAFAPEKPVQLGRLRPGAELAARPTNKDGFLGSSTTAAANAPASSDATVAPTEANSGPPGDRDSD from the exons ATGCGCGCCAAGGGCCTCTCCTGGAAGCACATCGAGGAAACGGAAAAGGCCGGCGAACGTCGCCGCAGGGCCGCCGCCATCATCCTCTTCCTTGCTTGCGGCAGCCTCGGCTGCTTCCTCTGCGTCAGGGTGTACA CTGTCGGTGACACGACCACGGAAAGCGATTTCTTCGTGTGGACGGACAAGCCCGGCGTGCTCAACTCCACGCACGAGTGGCCGAGCGCGTTGCCCGCCGGGCAACCGACGCGGCAGGTGTCGGCCGgactcggcggcggcggcggctccaGATTTGCCTTCGCCCCGGAAAAGCCGGTTCAACTCGGACGTCTGCGCCCCGGTGCCGAGCTCGCTGCTCGTCCCACGAACAAGGATGGATTCCTCGGCTCTTCAACGACAGCGGCGGCGAACGCGCCTGCTTCGTCGGACGCGACCGTCGCGCCGACGGAAGCGAACTCGGGACCTCCCGGCGATCGCGATAGCGATTAG